In Vigna unguiculata cultivar IT97K-499-35 chromosome 3, ASM411807v1, whole genome shotgun sequence, a single genomic region encodes these proteins:
- the LOC114175661 gene encoding uncharacterized protein LOC114175661: protein MGNCQAVDTATLVIQQPNGKVERLYWPVTASEVMKTNPDHYVALLISTTLCTSKDTENCQIKSENNNPNTTNPVRLTRIKLLKPTDTLMLGQVYRLISAQEVMKGLWAKKQAKLKRNSPESAQKPNLMKERTDKSARRSEPEDNLETKGERQGSRTASSNNASGATAKSRTWQPSLQSISEATS from the exons ATGGGAAATTGTCAAGCCGTTGACACTGCAACTCTGGTCATACAACAACCCAATGGGAAAGTGGAAAGGTTGTATTGGCCTGTCACTGCTAGTGAAGTCATGAAGACCAACCCTGATCACTATGTTGCTCTTCTTATCTCCACCACATTGTGCACGTCCAAGGACACTGAAAATTGCCAAATTAAGAGTGAAAACAACAACCCCAATACCACCAACCCCGTTCGTCTCACCCGCATCAAGCTTCTCAAGCCAACGGATACCCTTATGCTTGGCCAAGTTTATAGACTAATCTCAGCTCAAG AGGTTATGAAGGGTCTCTGGGCAAAGAAGCAAGCAAAGCTGAAGAGAAACTCGCCAGAATCAGCACAAAAGCCAAATCTGATGAAGGAAAGGACAGACAAATCAGCAAGGAGGTCTGAGCCGGAGGACAACCTG GAAACGAAAGGTGAAAGACAGGGGTCAAGGACAGCATCAAGTAATAATGCTTCTGGTGCCACAGCTAAGTCAAGAACATGGCAACCCTCTTTACAAAGCATCTCAGAGGCAACAAGCTGA
- the LOC114176930 gene encoding LIM domain-containing protein WLIM1-like: MASFAGTTQKCTACEKKVYWVEQLTADNKVYHKSCFRCHHCKGTLKLGNYCSFEGVLYCKPHFDQLFKMTGSLDKSFEGIPRIARVERSADQVQINNKVSRLFSGTQEKCVVCKKTVYPIEKVAVDGKCYHKSCFRCTHGGCVISPSNYVAHEHLLYCRHHHTQLFKQKGNFSQLVKQENLQLTTQNTTQPATNGTASPPHHSS, encoded by the exons ATGGCATCATTTGCAGGCACCACCCAGAAGTGCACAGCTTGTGAAAAGAAAGTATATTGGGTGGAACAGCTTACTGCTGACAACAAGGTGTACCATAAATCGTGTTTCAGATGTCACCACTGCAAGGGCACCCTCAAG CTGGGTAATTATTGTTCCTTTGAGGGTGTCCTATACTGCAAGCCCCATTTTGATCAACTGTTTAAGATGACTGGAAGCTTGGACAAAAGTTTTGAAG GTATTCCAAGAATTGCTAGAGTTGAAAGATCTGCAGATCAG GTCCAAATCAACAACAAGGTTTCAAGGTTGTTTTCTGGAACTCAGGAAAAGTGTGTTGTTTGCAAGAAAACAGTGTACCCAATTGAAAAG GTGGCTGTTGATGGAAAATGTTACCACAAATCTTGTTTCAGATGCACCCATGGAGGTTGTGTGATCAGTCCATCAAATTATGTTGCTCATGAACATCTTCTTTATTGCAGACACCACCATACCCAGCTCTTCAAGCAAAAGGGTAACTTCAGCCAATTAGTGAAGCAAGAAAATCTCCAACTCACCACTCAAAACACCACACAACCTGCAACTAATGGCACTGCAAGTCCACCTCATCACTCTTCTTAG
- the LOC114177722 gene encoding calmodulin-binding protein 60 A isoform X1: protein MSLKRRPDDGKTPDDKRRKPPPFSSVVRDVMRLQSLGHLLEPILEPLVRKVVKEEVEAALKRHLTSMKQTCGKELHTTELRNLQLQFENSISLPVFTGGRIEGEDGSNLRISLVDGLTGEVVCTGPESMAKVEIVVLEGDFEEESDIWMPEEFKSNIVREREGKKPLLTGDVILYLKDGVGMVGEISYTDNSSWTRSRRFRLGARVLDNFDGVRIREAKTESFIVRDHRGELYKKHHPPSMSDEVWRLEKIGKDGAFHKRLSREKILTVREFLTLLNLDPAKLRSILGTGMSAKMWEVTVEHARTCVLDTTRHVYFPSNSQQHGVVFNAVGQVTGLLSECEYVTVDKLSETEKVEAQNTVATALRQGEKYATFEDEDSLMEGSSHLTNVLHSHSPSSPKTEGSSANKLLGPQKTGGFNYPQTNASSPDIMSSIYSVGGTSSLDDYCLPNFDNMGLRYDQTLSFPVQVSNSLICDTDSMAHAFSEEDHLQFFDTDLQSHVEADLQSAVDSFMLARSTANGGAQRRWRKVCNVLKWFMVRKRGNQIQVRL from the exons ATGTCGCTCAAGCGCCGCCCCGATGACGGCAAGACTCCAGACGACAAGCGGAGGAAGCCGCCTCCTTTCTCCAG TGTGGTGCGTGACGTGATGAGATTACAATCACTCGGGCATTTGCTGGAGCCAATTCTTGAACCATTGGTTCGGAAAGTG GTTAAGGAAGAAGTTGAAGCTGCCCTAAAGAGGCATTTAACCAGCATGAAACA GACCTGTGGGAAGGAGTTGCATACTACTGAATTAAGAAATTTGCAGCTGCAGTTTGAAAACAGCATTTCTCTGCCTGTCTTTACTGGAGGTCGGATTGAAGGAGAGGATGGTTCTAACCTAAGAATAAGTTTAGTTGATGGCCTAACTGGGGAGGTTGTCTGTACAGGACCTGAATCCATGGCTAAGGTGGAAATTGTAGTTCTTGAGGGTGATTTTGAAGAAGAAAGTGATATTTGGATGCCCGAAGAGTTCAAGAGCAATATTGTGAGAGAGAGGGAAGGAAAAAAGCCCCTTCTTACAGGAGATGTAATCTTATATCTTAAAGATGGTGTTGGTATGGTGGGTGAAATTTCGTATACGGATAATTCAAGCTGGACAAGGAGCCGCAGGTTCAGGCTTGGGGCAAGAGTTTTGGACAACTTTGATGGTGTTAGAATAAGAGAAGCAAAGACAGAATCATTTATTGTCAGAGATCACAGGGGAGAAT TGTATAAGAAGCACCATCCTCCTAGTATGTCGGATGAAGTTTGGAGATTGGAAAAGATAGGCAAGGATGGAGCTTTCCACAAGCGTTTGAGTCGGGAAAAGATCCTTACTGTTAGAGAGTTTCTCACGCTTCTCAATCTGGATCCAGCAAAGCTGCGCAGT ATACTGGGCACTGGGATGTCTGCAAAGATGTGGGAAGTAACTGTGGAGCATGCTCGAACTTGTGTACTTGATACAACTAGGCACGTGTACTTCCCTTCTAATTCTCAGCAACATGGTGTGGTCTTCAATGCTGTGGGACAAGTGACTGGACTGCTTTCTGAATGCGAGTATGTCACAGTAGATAAGCTGTCTGAAACTGAAAAG GTTGAGGCTCAAAACACAGTTGCTACTGCATTAAGACAAGGGGAGAAATATGCAACTTTTGAAGATGAAGATTCTCTCATGGAAGGGTCTTCACACTTAACTAATGTACTTCACTCTCACTCCCCAAGCTCTCCCAAGACTGAGGGATCAAGTGCCAACAAGCTTTTGGGTCCCCAAAAAACTGGAGGATTCAATTACCCCCAAACAAATGCCTCTTCTCCAGATATCATGTCATCCATTTATTCTGTTGGTGGAACTAGTAGCTTGGATGACTATTGCTTGCCTAATTTCGACAACATGGGCCTCAGATATGATCAGACCCTCAGTTTTCCTGTCCAAGTCTCCAACTCTTTGATCTGTGACACTGATTCAATGGCTCATGCTTTTAGTGAAGAAGATCATCTGCAATTTTTTGATACTGATCTTCAATCTCACGTTGAAGCTGACTTACAGAGTGCTGTTGATAGCTTCATGCTCGCACGTTCTACAGCCAATGGTGGTGCGCAGAGGAGATGGAGAAAGGTATGCAACGTCCTAAAATGGTTCATGGTTAGGAAACGAGGAAACCAAATACAGGTAAGGTTGTGA
- the LOC114177722 gene encoding calmodulin-binding protein 60 A isoform X2 yields the protein MRLQSLGHLLEPILEPLVRKVVKEEVEAALKRHLTSMKQTCGKELHTTELRNLQLQFENSISLPVFTGGRIEGEDGSNLRISLVDGLTGEVVCTGPESMAKVEIVVLEGDFEEESDIWMPEEFKSNIVREREGKKPLLTGDVILYLKDGVGMVGEISYTDNSSWTRSRRFRLGARVLDNFDGVRIREAKTESFIVRDHRGELYKKHHPPSMSDEVWRLEKIGKDGAFHKRLSREKILTVREFLTLLNLDPAKLRSILGTGMSAKMWEVTVEHARTCVLDTTRHVYFPSNSQQHGVVFNAVGQVTGLLSECEYVTVDKLSETEKVEAQNTVATALRQGEKYATFEDEDSLMEGSSHLTNVLHSHSPSSPKTEGSSANKLLGPQKTGGFNYPQTNASSPDIMSSIYSVGGTSSLDDYCLPNFDNMGLRYDQTLSFPVQVSNSLICDTDSMAHAFSEEDHLQFFDTDLQSHVEADLQSAVDSFMLARSTANGGAQRRWRKVCNVLKWFMVRKRGNQIQVRL from the exons ATGAGATTACAATCACTCGGGCATTTGCTGGAGCCAATTCTTGAACCATTGGTTCGGAAAGTG GTTAAGGAAGAAGTTGAAGCTGCCCTAAAGAGGCATTTAACCAGCATGAAACA GACCTGTGGGAAGGAGTTGCATACTACTGAATTAAGAAATTTGCAGCTGCAGTTTGAAAACAGCATTTCTCTGCCTGTCTTTACTGGAGGTCGGATTGAAGGAGAGGATGGTTCTAACCTAAGAATAAGTTTAGTTGATGGCCTAACTGGGGAGGTTGTCTGTACAGGACCTGAATCCATGGCTAAGGTGGAAATTGTAGTTCTTGAGGGTGATTTTGAAGAAGAAAGTGATATTTGGATGCCCGAAGAGTTCAAGAGCAATATTGTGAGAGAGAGGGAAGGAAAAAAGCCCCTTCTTACAGGAGATGTAATCTTATATCTTAAAGATGGTGTTGGTATGGTGGGTGAAATTTCGTATACGGATAATTCAAGCTGGACAAGGAGCCGCAGGTTCAGGCTTGGGGCAAGAGTTTTGGACAACTTTGATGGTGTTAGAATAAGAGAAGCAAAGACAGAATCATTTATTGTCAGAGATCACAGGGGAGAAT TGTATAAGAAGCACCATCCTCCTAGTATGTCGGATGAAGTTTGGAGATTGGAAAAGATAGGCAAGGATGGAGCTTTCCACAAGCGTTTGAGTCGGGAAAAGATCCTTACTGTTAGAGAGTTTCTCACGCTTCTCAATCTGGATCCAGCAAAGCTGCGCAGT ATACTGGGCACTGGGATGTCTGCAAAGATGTGGGAAGTAACTGTGGAGCATGCTCGAACTTGTGTACTTGATACAACTAGGCACGTGTACTTCCCTTCTAATTCTCAGCAACATGGTGTGGTCTTCAATGCTGTGGGACAAGTGACTGGACTGCTTTCTGAATGCGAGTATGTCACAGTAGATAAGCTGTCTGAAACTGAAAAG GTTGAGGCTCAAAACACAGTTGCTACTGCATTAAGACAAGGGGAGAAATATGCAACTTTTGAAGATGAAGATTCTCTCATGGAAGGGTCTTCACACTTAACTAATGTACTTCACTCTCACTCCCCAAGCTCTCCCAAGACTGAGGGATCAAGTGCCAACAAGCTTTTGGGTCCCCAAAAAACTGGAGGATTCAATTACCCCCAAACAAATGCCTCTTCTCCAGATATCATGTCATCCATTTATTCTGTTGGTGGAACTAGTAGCTTGGATGACTATTGCTTGCCTAATTTCGACAACATGGGCCTCAGATATGATCAGACCCTCAGTTTTCCTGTCCAAGTCTCCAACTCTTTGATCTGTGACACTGATTCAATGGCTCATGCTTTTAGTGAAGAAGATCATCTGCAATTTTTTGATACTGATCTTCAATCTCACGTTGAAGCTGACTTACAGAGTGCTGTTGATAGCTTCATGCTCGCACGTTCTACAGCCAATGGTGGTGCGCAGAGGAGATGGAGAAAGGTATGCAACGTCCTAAAATGGTTCATGGTTAGGAAACGAGGAAACCAAATACAGGTAAGGTTGTGA
- the LOC114177722 gene encoding calmodulin-binding protein 60 A isoform X3: MSLKRRPDDGKTPDDKRRKPPPFSSVVRDVMRLQSLGHLLEPILEPLVRKVVKEEVEAALKRHLTSMKQTCGKELHTTELRNLQLQFENSISLPVFTGGRIEGEDGSNLRISLVDGLTGEVVCTGPESMAKVEIVVLEGDFEEESDIWMPEEFKSNIVREREGKKPLLTGDVILYLKDGVGMVGEISYTDNSSWTRSRRFRLGARVLDNFDGVRIREAKTESFIVRDHRGELYKKHHPPSMSDEVWRLEKIGKDGAFHKRLSREKILTVREFLTLLNLDPAKLRSILGTGMSAKMWEVTVEHARTCVLDTTRHVYFPSNSQQHGVVFNAVGQVTGLLSECELRLKTQLLLH; this comes from the exons ATGTCGCTCAAGCGCCGCCCCGATGACGGCAAGACTCCAGACGACAAGCGGAGGAAGCCGCCTCCTTTCTCCAG TGTGGTGCGTGACGTGATGAGATTACAATCACTCGGGCATTTGCTGGAGCCAATTCTTGAACCATTGGTTCGGAAAGTG GTTAAGGAAGAAGTTGAAGCTGCCCTAAAGAGGCATTTAACCAGCATGAAACA GACCTGTGGGAAGGAGTTGCATACTACTGAATTAAGAAATTTGCAGCTGCAGTTTGAAAACAGCATTTCTCTGCCTGTCTTTACTGGAGGTCGGATTGAAGGAGAGGATGGTTCTAACCTAAGAATAAGTTTAGTTGATGGCCTAACTGGGGAGGTTGTCTGTACAGGACCTGAATCCATGGCTAAGGTGGAAATTGTAGTTCTTGAGGGTGATTTTGAAGAAGAAAGTGATATTTGGATGCCCGAAGAGTTCAAGAGCAATATTGTGAGAGAGAGGGAAGGAAAAAAGCCCCTTCTTACAGGAGATGTAATCTTATATCTTAAAGATGGTGTTGGTATGGTGGGTGAAATTTCGTATACGGATAATTCAAGCTGGACAAGGAGCCGCAGGTTCAGGCTTGGGGCAAGAGTTTTGGACAACTTTGATGGTGTTAGAATAAGAGAAGCAAAGACAGAATCATTTATTGTCAGAGATCACAGGGGAGAAT TGTATAAGAAGCACCATCCTCCTAGTATGTCGGATGAAGTTTGGAGATTGGAAAAGATAGGCAAGGATGGAGCTTTCCACAAGCGTTTGAGTCGGGAAAAGATCCTTACTGTTAGAGAGTTTCTCACGCTTCTCAATCTGGATCCAGCAAAGCTGCGCAGT ATACTGGGCACTGGGATGTCTGCAAAGATGTGGGAAGTAACTGTGGAGCATGCTCGAACTTGTGTACTTGATACAACTAGGCACGTGTACTTCCCTTCTAATTCTCAGCAACATGGTGTGGTCTTCAATGCTGTGGGACAAGTGACTGGACTGCTTTCTGAATGCGA GTTGAGGCTCAAAACACAGTTGCTACTGCATTAA